In one Oreochromis aureus strain Israel breed Guangdong linkage group 2, ZZ_aureus, whole genome shotgun sequence genomic region, the following are encoded:
- the lcp2b gene encoding lymphocyte cytosolic protein 2 has product MNFSNVPSKAEVMGWNPQTLADYMRKLKLSGCDRVVTKSSIDGAQFMNMTECDLQMFPCLFVPIITKIKTEINKEEHKKASSHKSKPLKYLKQDKVFVQEEDVWESDEFDNESDDPIYEGQEHEAENYNCSVVEQQPGQDKTSEAKYKQPAAGDPAKPPRPPRGPKPPDCQREPLPDPALSQRTSKPPLPSTPRGDHILQRPLKPAVPASVHIDRSKKPGSSQKDIPKIKGSAVKDTISKFHHPKVPVPTDVSNRPSKLIPEPSIVTQSTEEYNSTPRLKKGLDSSWYGGKLTRHQAEAALREVNKDGAFVVRDSSKASVEHPFTLMLLYQDKVYNIKIRHQGNGYTLGSGLKNTKSFPGVKELITHHTHTPLQLIDATDQSHEEHPQSCLLHPTGH; this is encoded by the exons ATGAATTTTTCTAACGTCCCCTCTAAAGCAGAGGTGATGGGATGGAATCCCCAAACTCTAGCGGACTACATGCGGAAG CTTAAACTGTCAGGCTGTGACAGAGTAGTGACAAAGAGCAGCATAGATGGAGCACAGTTTATg AATATGACAGAGTGTGACCTGCAAATGTTCCCCTGCCTCTTTGTCCC AATAATTACTAAGATAAAAACTGAAATCAACAAAGAAGAGCACAAGAAGGCTTCTAGTCACAA ATCAAAACCACTGAAGTATCTGAAACAAGATAAAG TATTTGTACAAGAAGAAGACGTTTGGGAATCTGATGAGTTT GACAATGAGAGCGATGATCCAATCTATGAGGGTCAAGAACACGAAGCAGAGAATTACAACTGCAGTGTAGTTGAGCAACAACCAGGACAGGACAAGACAAGCGAAGCAAAGTACAAGCAGCCTGCCGCTGGAGACCCAGCGAAGCCTCCAAGACCTCCCCGAGGGCCAAAACCTCCAGACTGTCAAAGAG AGCCTCTTCCTGATCCAGCACTCTCTCAAAGAACCTCCAAACCTCCACTGCCATCTACCCCAAGGGGGGATCACATCCTCCAAAGACCGTTAAAACCAGCAG tGCCTGCCAGTGTGCACATAGACCGGAGCAAGAAGCCTGGATCATCCCAGAAAGACATTCCAAAAATAA AGGGCAGTGCTGTAAAGGATACTATCAGCAAATTTCATCATCCAAAGGTGCCTGTGCCTACTGATGTGTCCAATAG GCCAAGTAAATTAATTCCAGAACCTTCAATAGTGACACAATCTACTGAAGAATACAATTCGACACCAAGactaaaaaag GGCTTGGATTCCAGCTGGTATGGAGGAAAGTTGACAAGACACCAAGCTGAAGCTGCTCTTCGGGAGGTCAACAAG GATGGTGCCTTTGTGGTGAGGGACAGCTCTAAAGCCTCAGTCGAGCACCCCTTCACCCTGATGCTGCTGTATCAAGACAAGGTTTACAACATTAAGATCCGTCACCAAGGCAACGGCTACACTCTCGGCAGTGGCCTCAAAAACACCAAG AGTTTCCCTGGGGTGAAGGAGCTGATTacccatcacacacacaccccactgcAGCTCATTGATGCCACAGACCAGAGTCATGAAGAGCATCCCCAGAGTTGTCTGCTGCACCCTACGGGACATTGA
- the foxi3b gene encoding forkhead box protein I3b, with protein sequence MSSFEAQSQSPPRCGPQFPSLGQEPPELSMYGDCYYPPPSLPSPQRTTPTTYEISDYTSSSSNPYLWFNSSGINTSPYLATTGPPGNPGPPFVPQHYGMQRPYLGPPGAGGPGGELSWFSLPSQEDLMKLVRPPYSYSALIAMAIHGAPDKRLTLSQIYQYVADNFPFYNKSKAGWQNSIRHNLSLNDCFKKVPRDEDDPGKGNYWTLDPNCEKMFDNGNFRRKRKRKSDSLSSGDGSSGPPESGDSERASPKHSSNPGLNMSPAADRIPSPSLSGPGPCLSSFLSEMSGVSTGGTNEVGGSGLSRPLQMNVPIDGPHRPTQPGSFSTYSANSSGSEWVPQVPAPPALSSSPSHSSLGYTSPILNQYNGSNSHFYPTLSSTGVIYHREGTEV encoded by the exons ATGTCTTCATTTGAGGCCCAGAGTCAGTCTCCTCCTCGATGTGGCCCGCAGTTTCCGAGCCTCGGCCAGGAGCCCCCTGAACTCAGCATGTACGGCGACTGTTACTATCCTCCTCCTTCACTGCCAAGTCCTCAGCGCACTACTCCTACCACCTATGAGATAAGTGACTACACCAGCTCCTCTTCAAACCCTTACCTATGGTTTAACAGCTCTGGGATCAACACATCGCCGTACCTGGCTACCACCGGCCCGCCAGGTAATCCCGGCCCTCCGTTTGTTCCTCAGCACTATGGCATGCAGAGGCCTTACCTGGGTCCACCTGGTGCTGGCGGTCCAGGAGGGGAACTGAGCTGGTTCTCCCTCCCTTCACAAGAAGACTTGATGAAGCTGGTTCGCCCCCCTTACTCCTACTCTGCTCTCATCGCCATGGCTATCCATGGAGCACCAGACAAGAGACTGACACTGAGTCAAATTTATCAGTACGTCGCTGATAATTTCCCTTTCTACAACAAGAGCAAAGCGGGCTGGCAGAACTCTATCAGACACAACCTGTCCCTTAATGACTGCTTCAAAAAAGTGCCAAGAGATGAGGATGACCCAG GTAAGGGCAACTACTGGACACTTGACCCAAACTGTGAAAAGATGTTCGACAATGGGAACTTCCGTcgcaaaagaaagagaaagtctGATTCTCTGTCCAGTGGAGATGGCAGTTCAGGGCCTCCAGAATCAGGTGACAGCGAGAGGGCCAGCCCTAAACACTCCAGCAACCCCGGCCTAAACATGTCGCCCGCAGCGGACAGGATTCCCTCACCTTCACTGTCAGGTCCCGGGCCGTGCCTGAGCAGCTTCTTATCTGAAATGTCTGGAGTCTCCACTGGGGGAACAAATGAGGTGGGAGGTAGTGGGTTGAGCAGACCGCTGCAGATGAACGTTCCTATAGATGGGCCACATAGACCCACGCAGCCAGGAAGCTTTAGTACCTACTCGGCCAACTCCAGTGGTTCAGAGTGGGTACCACAAGTTCCAGCTCCACCTGCACTCTCCTCTTCACCCAGCCACTCCTCACTAGGTTACACTAGCCCTATTCTCAATCAGTACAATGGCTCCAACAGTCATTTTTATCCTACACTGAGTTCTACAGGTGTCATCTATCATCGTGAGGGCACAGAGGTTTAG
- the LOC116315145 gene encoding protein Wnt-8-like: MAQSIFWLLFVSCRINPGYAWVASNFLMTGSKDYLTYAKSVQVGTQIGVEECKRQFAWDRWNCPDSATQLKGLKRATRETAFVHAISSAGVMYTLTRNCSLGELENCGCDGPKNGKLGGRGWLWGGCSANVEFGERISKEYVDAEETGQDSRAAVNLHNNAAGRLAVKDTMTRICRCHGMSESCSVKTCWTQLSDFRAVGNYLRIKYSHAEKLDIDQKRMNAGNSADIQGAIMDALGSIAQSELIYLQDSPDYCRKNASLGAHGTEGRECLLHGQGLTQGERRSCRRLCHECGLRVEEKRTEVMSSCNCKFHWCCKVHCEDCAHVTVKHVCARKDGGDGRRRDRGPK, translated from the exons ATGGCGCAATCAattttttggctgctgtttgtTTCGTGTAGAATCAATCCTGGATACGCTTG GGTCGCAAGCAATTTTCTGATGACGGGGTCAAAG GACTATCTCACCTACGCAAAGAGCGTGCAGGTGGGCACACAGATTGGAGTCGAGGAGTGCAAACGCCAGTTTGCCTGGGATCGATGGAACTGCCCCGACAGCGCAACCCAGCTTAAAGGACTGAAACGAG CCACCAGAGAAACGGCTTTCGTTCATGCTATCAGTTCAGCAGGGGTCATGTACACTCTGACCAGGAACTGCAGTCTTGGTGAACTCGAAAACTGTGGCTGCGATGGTCCAAAGAACGGAAAGCTTG GCGGTCGCGGATGGTTGTGGGGTGGCTGCAGTGCTAACGTGGAGTTTGGAGAGAGGATTTCCAAAGAGTACGTGGATGCGGAAGAGACGGGTCAGGACTCTAGGGCTGCTGTCAACCTCCACAACAACGCGGCTGGCCGACTG GCCGTAAAAGACACAATGACGCGTATCTGCAGATGCCACGGAATGTCTGAGAGCTGCAGTGTCAAAACCTGCTGGACACAGCTGTCCGATTTCAGAGCCGTGGGCAATTACTTGAGGATCAAGTACAGTCACGCTGAAAAACTGGACATCGACCAAAAGCGCATGAATGCCGGTAACAGCGCGGACATCCAAGGTGCCATCATGGACGCGCTCGGCAGCATCGCTCAGTCAGAGCTCATCTACCTACAGGACTCTCCAGACTACTGCAGAAAGAACGCCAGCTTGGGGGCGCACGGCACGGAGGGCAGGGAGTGTCTGCTGCACGGACAGGGCTTGACGCAAGGGGAAAGAAGGAGCTGCCGCAGGCTGTGTCACGAATGCGGCCTGAGAGTGGAAGAAAAGCGCACGGAGGTGATGAGTAGCTGTAACTGCAAATTCCACTGGTGCTGTAAGGTGCACTGCGAGGACTGCGCCCACGTTACAGTCAAACACGTGTGCGCCAGGAAGGACGGTGGGGATGGAAGACGAAGAGATCGTGGACCCAAATGA
- the LOC116315147 gene encoding protein Wnt-8a-like, which produces MQPMNFSTVLVLFLCCVFQLSSAWTMNNFLMTGPKAYLTYASSVQVGAQSGIRECKRQFALEKWNCPENTRSLSPHNGLRSATRETSFVHAISAAGVMYTLTKNCTAGDFDNCGCDDSKIGQPGGAGWIWGGCSDNVAFGEKISKQFVDALEDGHDSRAAVNLHNNEAGRLAIKATMRKACKCHGVSGSCTIQTCWMQMADFREVGNYLKMKYKHAKELEMDKKAARAGNSADNRDAVTHTFLSVATTELIYLESSPNYCVKNQTLGLHGTEGRECFKEDKNMSQWEKNSCRRLCNECGLKVVKKRTEVFISCNCKFHWCCTVKCEKCKRVVAKYFCAHKSGKKKNKKGRNSAHQQ; this is translated from the exons ATGCAACCAATGAATTTCTCTACAGTCTTGGTTCTGTTCCTGTGCTGTGTTTTTCAGCTGTCGTCTGCTTg GACCATGAATAATTTCTTGATGACTGGACCTAAG GCCTATCTGACCTATGCCAGCAGTGTGCAAGTGGGCGCACAGAGTGGGATACGAGAGTGTAAACGCCAATTCGCTTTGGAGAAGTGGAACTGTCCAGAGAACACGCGTTCCTTGTCCCCACATAACGGCCTGCGGAGTG ccACAAGGGAAACTTCTTTCGTCCATGCCATCAGCGCCGCCGGAGTGATGTACACACTCACTAAGAACTGTACAGCTGGGGATTTTGACAACTGCGGCTGTGATGACTCCAAAATTGGACAGCCAG GCGGTGCAGGGTGGATTTGGGGAGGATGCAGTGACAATGTGGCTTTTGGGGAGAAGATCTCAAAACAGTTTGTGGATGCGCTGGAAGATGGGCATGACTCGCGCGCAGCGGTCAACTTGCATAACAACGAGGCAGGCAGACTG GCAATCAAAGCAACCATGAGGAAAGCCTGCAAATGTCACGGAGTATCTGGAAGCTGCACCATCCAAACCTGTTGGATGCAGATGGCCGATTTCAGAGAAGTGGGTAACTACTTGAAGATGAAGTACAAACATGCAAAGGAACTGGAAATGGACAAGAAAGCGGCGAGAGCAGGGAACAGCGCTGACAACCGAGACGCAGTCACGCACACTTTTTTGAGCGTCGCTACAACGGAACTCATTTACCTGGAGAGTTCTCCAAATTACTGCGTCAAGAACCAGACCCTCGGACTCCACGGTACAGAGGGACGGGAGTGCTTTAAGGAGGACAAGAACATGTCCCAGTGGGAGAAAAATAGCTGCCGCAGATTGTGCAATGAATGCGGCCTGAAAGTGGTGAAGAAGCGCACAGAGGTTTTCATCAGCTGCAACTGCAAATTTCACTGGTGTTGCACAGTCAAGTGTGAAAAATGCAAGCGAGTTGTAGCCAAATATTTTTGTGCGCACAAaagtgggaagaaaaagaacaaaaaaggcaGGAACAGTGCGCATCAACAGTGA
- the syce3 gene encoding synaptonemal complex central element protein 3 has protein sequence MADSSARSDLPRISDDDKLEMNKELERMIEDVESMSAHLTWMAYDMVALRTSPELGASMQKLKEAYLKCRAAVCGDPDQESQIDKYAETAVTTLSQM, from the exons ATGGCCGACTCGTCCGCTCGCTCCGACCTTCCACGCATCAGCGACGACGACAAGTTGGAGATGAACAAGGAATTGGAGAGGATGATTGAAGACGTTGAGAGTATGTCAG CGCACCTGACCTGGATGGCCTATGATATGGTGGCACTGCGGACTAGTCCGGAGCTGGGAGCCTCTATGCAAAAGCTGAAGGAAGCTTATCTCAAATGTAGAGCTGCTGTCTGCGGAGACCCTGACCAGGAGTCACAGATTGACAAATATGCTGAGACTGCTGTCACAACACTTTCTCAGATGTGA